ccgcggggcggggggaaggaGGGCGATGTCCTCTCTGGTGAAGGAGGACCTGGCGAAGAAGCTGTTTGGCCCCCGGCGGCAAAGGCTGCACGAGTTCATCGAGGTGGAGGGCTCGGGCGCGGAGCGCTGCTACCTGTGCGCCGCAGGTaccggggcagcgccgggggcccACGAGTGGGTGGGCGAGGGGCggtaggtgcccaaggattggtgGTGCGTGGGGATGCGAGCGTGCGCGTACCCGGGTGTGCgacggagcggggccggggcgggagcGGGGAGCTCCTGGGCGAGGGGCGGCTGCAGCCCCGGTCCCTCACAGGCCGGCGGCTCCGACAGGAAAGGCAGCCCGCTGTGCTCGCACTGCCAGCAGCCTTCGGAAACGGCGTTTTCTCCGATTTCTGATTCATACGGGTTTGAGCTGTAATATCAGCGTAGAAACGTGACGATTCCAACACAACTGCTGAAAGTGGTCAGGACGTGGCAGCGCTGTGAGTGCCTCATGTGCTTTTAAAAGAGCAGTACCTTACAGTAGTTCTGACTACGTTTTCCATAAGAAAGTGCAACAGTGCATTCACGTTGCAGGAAACATCGGTAATTTTTAGACCTTTTGCACTATCTCTTGTCTTGGTCTAATGTCCCAATTAcattgggaaaaataaaaagacttgTGGTTTAAATAAATGCACATTTGCTTTAGTAATTAGCATGAACTGTGAGTAAAACAAGATAGCTGTGAGTGATAAACTCAATTATCTGGCTACTTACTAAATTTAATTTCAAGTGTATCTGTTTAACAACGTTTTAAGGACAAGGTTTCAGAAAAGCTTGGGAGTTTTTTTCGTTTTATTTCACAACACTGACAAAGAGAACCGCTCTCATCCATAAGCAGTTAGGTCGAAGTGAATGCTTCTTCCAGTCCATTTCCTTTTCAGGTTCAAAATACATAAAACAGGTAGAAATAATCTATGTACTTGAGACTTTTCCTTCTCCAATATGGGATGATGAGAACCATATTCTGTGATCGTTATATTTGTAAATATCTAAAGTCTTTCGAATATTTAAGCTGTTTTACAGATTACTGGAAATAATGAGCAAGTTATGTTCCCTGTGTTCCCACTATTTTAGTAGAATGGGCTTTAAATTTTTGAACTATAAAAATAGTTCTAAGAAATGGATTCCTGAGTGCCGTAGAGCTTCCAAATGTACAGAAATATCAGTTTGGTTCATAGTTTATAAAGCTATCTGGTAGGAGTACGTTTAGTTGCATGTGACAGATCTAAACACTTCACTGTTATGAAACTCTGCAAGGGGAGAAATAGCATTACATGCCTTTAGAATCTTtactaaaaatttatttttaaggtaAAGGAGAACAAGCCATTAAAGTAAGCCTCTAATCTCTGAAGACATAAAGCAAAATTTATGTAGAGTATTAAGAGTGGGATCTCTCCAGTATACAATATGAACCTCTGTTAATATATTCATGCGTAGTCAAATAAGTGGTGAGTAGAGTAGAAATTTGATTCTGAAAGATGGGTTGCATCCAGCTGCCAACAGCTACTGTAATCTGCAGTGATTCTGTAGGACCAAAACTCATTATCTAAAATCTTATCCCTGCAATGCAACTTCAATATATTCCTGTTGATTTCATATTaccataattaaaaaagaaaatcagtcagACGATATGTAGGCAAAACTTCAGAAATCTATGCTGTTAGAAATCTATATTACATCAAGATCTTGGTGTGAATAATGGAACAATCTTATTTTTTGTGCCATATGCGCAACattatttcccttccttttcacaATACCAAACCCTAGTTACTGTGTGAAGGCAATAGTGTTCTTTCATTAAATGTTTTAGAAACCCTGGAAGAACATAAAGCTGAAATGCAACCATTTGGGGGGATTTTCCCAACCTGGTATTGCTATGCCCGGGAAGAATGGTAAGGATAACTGAGACTCTAAAAAAGACATTCAGTCATGGAAGACCTTAAGAAATAGTTTGTGGTTTGTGCTCTATGAAGGCATTGCCATAGCCATGCCCTCCCCAGGAAAAGCTTTTAGAGTTTAATAGAACGACATGGTAGATCTGAGCTCATGTTCTGTATAAAAAATTAAATTGTCTTTAACTCTGTTAACTGAGTACAAGAACAATCAATATCTAAAAAGCATGAAAAGTAAAGAACTTTCTTTTTGGGGAggaggggggtgtggggtgttGAAAACAGTCTGTCCAGATTTTACCACTGGGCAGGACATGCTCCTGGTTTCATTATGCCTAACACGTCTGTGCTATGCCCTTATGTCATGCGACTTCTGTTCCTGCATGAGGGGCAGAGGAGTGGAGAAGTAGTAGAGCGTGGGACCTGGCGGCCACCAGGACGTACCCTTATATTTCTGCCAGGACTGGGGGCTTTTGGGCTTGGGctcatttccttttgttttaactCCAAGGGAGACAACATATTCTCTcacaagcaagaaaacaaacaaacaaaatgtgagAAACTGAAAGTGTGAACAGGACTTTCTAAGATCAGCCATCTAGGCTTACTTGCAAATGAAAACCATTGCAACTTCTACATAGAAGGTAACACAGTGGTGGTCCTTTGGTTAAAAATCGTTAAGCAGCTATGGTTGAtaggaccagaaaaaaaaaaaagcaacagtgaTTTGAATTTCCTAAGCAGGGAAGCTGTAGGCTGAGAGAAGTTATAATCAATTTATATCTTTTCCACTGGTTTTCTTTGCAATAGAAAGAATGCATATCCCCAACATATATCCTTTGTTTGTctttatttaaaacacattttctgaTATACAGGTGAGAAGTAAGAAACGTTTTAACAGGAATAGGATAAAATTAGTTAAGTTTCAAAATGGGTTTTCAAAAATTCAGGCAGTATTTAGGAATAAAAGAATTTTGCTTCTACATCTGTAGCCTTATGCTATGATGTCAAAATGCTCCTCCCAGATATAGGTGACATCTCAGCCTCACCTTGGGCTACCAGGTAGCTTGGGGCAGTGGCCCTACAGCCATCACGCTGGATGTGCAGGAGATGGTTCAGGCTCCAGTGCTTTTCACACTCACTGTTGTGTGGTACAGAAATCCAGTCTCCTAAGCAGCACTCAATGTAATCAATTAATAATGGTTGTTATTGCAAAGAGTGTCTTTGTGCTCTTTTTATTCACATTTCCTGCCTAAGTCAGAAAATAGTAATTTCCATAAAGATGGCACTGGGCAACTTGaagttttaagaaatattttccatgtttCTTTTCTTAAGTGTCCTATTTATATATTTCATAGGGAAATAAGAGTTTTGCTTTAAAAGAGTAATGACTTCATAAGGCAACTTCAtctacagaaaggaaaacatagCACACATCATGAAAATACAGAGTCTTGGTAGCAGTTTTGCAATTTTCTGACATCAGCACCCCAAAAGATTCCCCCTTGAAGTAAGCAGGATAAGTGGATTATCCATAAAGGTCCAGCGGCAGAATTAGGCTTTCACTACACTGCTGCTGAATTCAGGTGGAAGGCTTTTGCACAGACAAGATTTGCTTTTCACAGGATGGGTAATGTAAGTCCTAAAGCTACTATAAGTTGGCAGGCTTCATAGGCTAAGAACATGATGCTATTTCCGCTGCCTGGGCAATATAAAACTATTAGGTCCTGTACAGCCCTATACAGCCCTGCTCGCCACCATTTAAGTTATTATCTAAAATGGAGTTTGATTAAGTCTCTTATTAATGGAGCCTTTGGGAAGTACTTGCTCGCACATCTAAGCAGTGTTTTTCTTGCAGTGACTAGAAGTGAAGAAATAGAAATATGTATGGTTAAACACTGGCGAGTGGATCGAGAGGAGAAATATGAAATAGTTGAAAAGTGGTTTTTGAAAGATCTGGAGATGATTGATGGAAAAGAAGCAGATACTGTAAGTGTTATGTATTATAAAATACATAGAGTATAATTTTATTGTGTTGCAATTTGGTATACaagaattaaaatgaaatcaaaataatctgaaaaagaaagttatgtaaaaaccaaaataaatcaaaCCTCCAAGGAATTTTGGTTTGGTTGCATGTGAGAGGCTCCAGATCCTGTTTGCACTGTTGTGAGGAGAAGGAATGAGAGATTTTATATGCTGTGATCTTCATTCTCTGTGAGATCTAAGGGACAAGCTGGATGTTTTCTAATTTGTTCATCATACCTAGGAATAAAAATTATCCACCTGCAGCTCCCAGGGTAAAATTGAGTTAATCCCATAGATTTTAAtgtgtatttgaaaacaaaattttaaaaaatatttttatgaaaagtGTGACACCGTCATTTGAATGTCTGAACCTGTTCTCTCTGTGACAAAGTCAACATGTAGAATATCATGTAAGTGCATTGTTTGGTGTACCAGCTCATGAAACTGTGCCTCTTTCACATAGCTTCATCTCACATTACTTGGATCAATTAaatatttgtgtatttgtgtgtctGAATATGAAACAGCTTTGGCTAGATCTGGCTGACCTGACTACTAAAAAAGTCCTAATCTCTCGGATACAACTTCAGAAGGGTAAAATGAGGCTGCAGTAATACAATATAGAATAACACCCAAAGTAGAATTAAATAATGTTTTACAAAATACAGAAGAATATGCCAAGGAGAGTATCTTACTTTATGTATGCAAAGACATTTTAACAGTTGTCTATGCATAATAAATGTAGTCCAGGAAAAAATGACTTCTTTCCCTTTGAAAGTGCTTTCAAATGAACATAAAGTGGAATTCAGATGACATTTTCCTAGTGAAAGAGAAATCAAGAGCCCACAAGAAAGGTTTCAGAGCTTTGCTCCAAGGGAAATTACAAACTGTGGTTGTTTTTGTGTCCTGTGCACATCACCCTCAAGTCTAAGACAAGGAACTtgggagatggaggaggtgagTTCAGGTTCAGAGTAACCCTGTGCCCTGTAAGCAATTTGCAGTTTAGGccagagggggggaaaaaagccaaagCCAATAATACTTTGTGTCCCCTCTCCAAGTTATCTTTCTTCTGGAGATGATCCTGTCCCTTCCCCAACCAAGGCAGCCAAAGAAATTCCTTGTCACTTGCCTGCATGAGTatactttagctttttttttctgaagtgttgtGCTAAAATACCCTTCAGAGATGATTCAGCCTTCTGCAACTTGGATGATAAAAATCTGTCTCATTTTTGGTTAAAGAAAAGCCTGAATGAACCCCAAACTCATAATTAGAGGGGGATTAACACTACTATAAATGTTCTTAATAGTTATTCTTATACAGAGAATTTAACAGAATTTAGCTGCTGCTGGGATTAATTGTGCCAAAAAGCCAGAAAGCGCAGAGAAATACAATTTAGGCAGGAAGAGCAATCAATATTCTTCTTCTGACAGACATATATAGTTATAGTCCAAGGCAAGTGCTTTTCATATAGTGAGTTTTAGGCAACATGACAAATTGGTTCATTTCAAAACAAGATTGCATAATATCGATAAAGTGCAGAGTGTGGCTTGGGCAAACTGAAAGTTTTAGTCAGGCAAAACTTCCAATGGCAAAGAAGAGCAGCTAATTAAGAACCGTTACTTTATACAGTTTTAAAAGACCCTTTAGTCTGAATAGCAGAAGTATGCAAAGTCCTTTAGAGTCCATCAAACTGAGAAAAAGCCCTGAAGGTGGCTGGGCAGAGAACAACAGATTGCCATCTACCATCTGTAATGCATGTAAAAATTTCATtgtctctccattttttttttaggacaatCCATATTTTGATATGTACTTCCACAAAGTCTACAATCTGGAAGCCTATAGTTGTGCATCTAAATATACCTTTGTTCGAACACTAAACAAACTGAATGAAATGTACCTTAAGAAGGATTTGAAGATTGTGAACTTTGATGACACCTACCTAAATGATGATTCCATCTGGTCGTCCAACAATAGGGATTGCTTAGTACTTATGAGGATATGCTTCTATGCTTCCAACCTTCTATGTCTCTCCCTGTGCCCTTTGTCCTAAAGATGCATTTTCTAACATTAAGGTGACCGGTTGACTTTCACTGACCAGCATTTCATAAATCATCTGATCAAAAAGACAGGGATATGCAGTATCTGCTTTTTAATTTTACATATACATAAAAAAATGGAACATACTTTTTATATAAAAAATTGGCCATTCATTTATATATATTAGAAAGGCCTCACTTGGCAAATACTTCTAAATATATGAGACTTTCAACACAGGACCAATAACTCTTATGGTCAGCAGTGATTGCTTACGTAAGTAGAGCTCAGCATTGGTCATATGTTCATGGAGGTATAAATTATCCTTCATTTATAGCTGGAAGTATTTATAAAGTATCAAGAGCGTTAACAGTTAATTTTTATATCctaaaagtagaaaaaataaaacaaccaaatGAGATCTGTACCAGAATGATGCACATTTCCATTTTAACTCCATTAAAGAGATCACACCTAAAATACATTAATACAAGAATCAAATCCTCATCCTGATGAATCAGAGTTTTGCATTTAAGTACCATGGGACCAATTTTTCACCTATGCAGTTATAATTATTTTTTGCCTCAGAATATGTAGTACTCCCTTTGGCCTTTCCATTATTTGTGGTACTGTCTCAGAAACAGAAGACGAATGTTCTTAAGCAGAATTGCTTTATTTATCAGACCTTTCAGAAATTTTTTCTCCTATATCATTAACATCTTCTTTCTTGcactttattttttatgtatatgAACAGGCCCAGTTAGGGAACAGAAGTTGTTTGTTTATGTCTTTTCTCTACCTCTGGACCAAGAGTTAACAAAACACTATGTAAACAGCAGGTTTTGGCTACTACGATTACTTTGTAGGTGCATGATAGACTTCTTAAAATCCATAGAATTATGAGAACAATTTTCACCAGTCCCTATCTATGTGTTAGCATGTTCAGTGCAGTATTTAAATGTGTATTAGTACTTTGAGTTCTCTTTAACATGGGGTGGCGTCTACTGAGTGATCTGGAAGGTCCCACCCATAACAAAAAATAACGGCTGGACTTGTGACAGAATTAAATTACAGCAGAAACAGAGGATGAATAAAAGCTGTATTGACCAAGAGCTGAAGAGGAACAACACTGACAATAAGAAGCGTTGTGACATTGCCCAGTGTCAGTCAGCTAAGATACCTGGCTGCTCTTTCCAAAGTCAGTAGACAAATGCCAACCCAAAAGATGAGTAGAAGCTTCTGATCAGAACATCCTGCAGGAGAAAATGTCCTTTCCCTTTTGGCAGCCAAGAGAATACAGAGAGACTAACTGTGGGACTAACCCAGCTACGTACTTAATGCTGGTCAATGGAAACAGCTCCTAGGAAATCACCAGCTGGTTACTGCCCTCTCTTAGTGCCTGTCACCTGTAAAATGGGATGGTCACACAATGGTCCTGTGATTCGTACTTCACTGATGTCTTTCATAGGGACTCCCACCTTTGAAAACATTTGTGTAAACGTACTTTGGATTCAAAATGGAAATAACACCAAATAAAGGTGA
This genomic stretch from Patagioenas fasciata isolate bPatFas1 chromosome 4, bPatFas1.hap1, whole genome shotgun sequence harbors:
- the EXOC1L gene encoding exocyst complex component 1-like; its protein translation is MSSLVKEDLAKKLFGPRRQRLHEFIEVEGSGAERCYLCAAVTRSEEIEICMVKHWRVDREEKYEIVEKWFLKDLEMIDGKEADTDNPYFDMYFHKVYNLEAYSCASKYTFVRTLNKLNEMYLKKDLKIVNFDDTYLNDDSIWSSNNRDCLVLMRICFYASNLLCLSLCPLS